The following are from one region of the Georgenia sp. M64 genome:
- the trxA gene encoding thioredoxin, whose translation MPVTTGGRPRCAACHADLPWVVDVSGAEFADAVEGSAVPVLVDLWAPWCGPCRQVSPVVEQLGRENAGRLKVAKVNSDLAPEVAVRHRISGIPTLLLYSGGREVTRVVGAQPAGQLRRWLTEALAST comes from the coding sequence GTGCCGGTGACCACCGGCGGGCGGCCGCGGTGCGCCGCCTGCCACGCCGACCTGCCCTGGGTGGTGGACGTCTCCGGTGCCGAGTTCGCGGACGCCGTCGAGGGCAGCGCCGTCCCGGTGCTGGTGGACCTGTGGGCACCCTGGTGCGGCCCCTGCCGCCAGGTCTCCCCCGTCGTCGAGCAGCTGGGGCGCGAGAACGCGGGTCGGCTCAAGGTCGCCAAGGTCAACTCCGACCTCGCACCGGAGGTGGCCGTCCGCCACAGGATCAGCGGGATCCCGACGCTGCTCCTCTACTCCGGGGGCCGGGAGGTCACCCGCGTCGTCGGTGCGCAGCCGGCCGGACAGCTGCGGCGTTGGCTCACCGAGGCCCTCGCGAGCACCTGA
- a CDS encoding biliverdin-producing heme oxygenase: MKHQLTAELSAGRPTGTSTAASTEESAGRSTGAPAGASAGLATELREGTRAEHRAAESAGFVTALLDGRLGPDAYADLAAQQLGVYRALEAGGGRLTGAAAALVAPELARTAALEADLAHLWGPDWQGRVEPVPAVGRYVSRLDAVAATDVGYAAHAYVRYLGDLSGGQVVAAMLRRHYGVAEEGLRFYRFDGIEKVKPYKDAYRERLDALPFDATERAAVVAEARYALRLNREVFDDLADRHVRS; this comes from the coding sequence GTGAAGCACCAGTTGACGGCGGAGCTCTCGGCCGGGCGACCGACCGGAACCTCGACGGCAGCCTCGACCGAGGAGTCGGCCGGGCGCTCCACCGGAGCCCCCGCCGGGGCCTCGGCCGGGCTCGCGACCGAGCTGCGCGAGGGCACCCGCGCGGAGCACCGCGCGGCGGAGTCGGCCGGTTTCGTGACCGCGCTGCTCGACGGCCGGCTCGGACCGGACGCGTACGCCGACCTCGCCGCGCAGCAGCTCGGGGTGTACCGCGCTCTGGAGGCCGGTGGCGGCCGGCTCACCGGCGCCGCAGCCGCGCTCGTCGCGCCCGAGCTCGCCCGGACCGCGGCGCTGGAGGCGGACCTGGCGCACCTGTGGGGACCGGACTGGCAAGGCCGGGTCGAGCCCGTACCCGCCGTGGGCCGCTACGTGAGCAGGCTCGACGCCGTCGCCGCGACCGACGTCGGGTACGCGGCCCACGCCTACGTGCGCTACCTCGGCGACCTCTCGGGCGGGCAGGTGGTCGCCGCGATGCTGCGCCGGCACTACGGCGTCGCCGAGGAGGGGCTTCGGTTCTACCGGTTCGACGGCATCGAGAAGGTCAAGCCCTACAAGGACGCCTACCGCGAACGCCTGGACGCCCTGCCGTTCGATGCGACCGAGCGCGCCGCCGTCGTCGCGGAGGCGCGGTACGCCCTGCGGCTGAACCGGGAGGTCTTCGACGACCTCGCCGACCGGCACGTGCGCTCGTGA